A stretch of Pseudomonas sp. LS.1a DNA encodes these proteins:
- a CDS encoding ABC transporter permease, with amino-acid sequence MRLLLLALLALLSHWRRHRVQFVSIFTGLWLATALWTGVQALNSQARSDYARASAVLAGPLQAQLVPRRGERFDQALYVQLRRLGWAVTPVLEGRLRLPGEPGRSVRLVGIEPLSLPPASSIAGVQPRTFDLQAFIGMPGQAWVGPDTLRQLNAGPGASVRGSEGQLLPPLVLQPALAPGVIVVDIGHAQALLHAPGQLSRLLVAATPGPLPADIAPYLELQPQQDDGGLQRLTDSFHLNLSALGLLAFVVGLFIAHAAIGLALEQRRGLIRNLRACGIGLQTLLCALVLELGLLAVLGGLAGVASGYGLAAWLLPDVAASLRGLYGAQVAGTLSLPAGWWLMGVLVSVLGALLAGLGSVMRAARLPLLALAQPQAWRLAQGPWLRRQALVAGLLLLLALGCGVLGDSLPSAFGLLAALLLAAALLLPALLDRVLAWLARRCRRPLSQWFVADSRQQLPALSLALMALLLALAASIGVGSMTEGFRKTFVGWLDLRLSADLYVSPRDTAQGLQIAEWLGQQPPVGVVLPGWRVETQLQGWPVQVQGIVDDPVYRTRWPLLAQQEQAWQQLASGQAVMLSEQLARRLKLQLGDHLRQPADTSPALRVVGIYADYGNPKGHMLVNADWLRGHWPQATLTGLSVNLAVEQVSALKAALQQRFALDDSRVVEQARLKRWSTDVFNRTFAATAALNSLTLGVAGVALFINLLTLGQTRLGQLAPLWALGVRRTHLVWLSLGQTLLLSSLTVLLAIPLGILLAWCLVAVVNVQAFGWRLPLYVFPAQLLHLAVLGMLTSLLASAWPLWQLARRQPRELLRPFADET; translated from the coding sequence ATGAGGCTTCTATTGCTAGCCCTGCTGGCGCTGCTCAGCCACTGGCGGCGCCATCGCGTGCAGTTTGTCAGCATCTTCACCGGCCTGTGGCTGGCCACGGCGCTGTGGACTGGCGTGCAGGCGCTGAACAGCCAGGCACGCAGCGACTATGCCCGGGCCAGCGCGGTGCTGGCCGGGCCGCTGCAGGCGCAACTGGTGCCACGCCGTGGCGAGCGCTTCGACCAGGCGCTGTATGTGCAGTTGCGCAGGCTGGGCTGGGCGGTAACGCCGGTACTGGAAGGGCGCTTGCGCTTGCCCGGGGAGCCGGGGCGCAGCGTGCGGTTGGTCGGCATCGAGCCGTTGAGCCTGCCGCCGGCCAGCAGCATCGCGGGTGTGCAGCCTCGAACGTTCGATCTGCAAGCCTTCATCGGCATGCCCGGGCAAGCCTGGGTTGGGCCAGACACCTTGCGTCAGCTGAATGCAGGCCCCGGGGCGTCAGTCCGTGGCAGTGAAGGGCAACTGCTGCCGCCGTTGGTTCTGCAACCAGCGCTGGCGCCGGGGGTGATCGTGGTCGATATCGGCCATGCCCAGGCGTTGCTGCACGCGCCCGGGCAGTTGTCGCGCTTGCTGGTGGCCGCCACGCCGGGACCGTTACCGGCGGATATCGCGCCTTACCTTGAGCTGCAACCCCAGCAGGATGATGGCGGTTTGCAGCGGCTGACCGACAGTTTCCACCTCAACCTGAGCGCCCTCGGCCTGCTGGCGTTCGTCGTCGGCCTGTTCATTGCCCATGCCGCAATCGGTTTGGCACTGGAACAGCGGCGCGGCCTGATCCGCAACCTGCGCGCCTGTGGCATCGGCCTGCAAACTCTGCTGTGCGCCTTGGTGCTGGAACTGGGGCTGTTAGCGGTGCTGGGCGGTCTGGCCGGCGTGGCCAGTGGTTACGGGCTGGCTGCGTGGTTGTTGCCCGATGTGGCCGCCAGCTTGCGTGGCCTGTATGGCGCGCAAGTCGCCGGGACGCTGAGCCTGCCCGCAGGGTGGTGGCTGATGGGCGTGCTGGTGAGCGTACTGGGGGCACTGCTGGCGGGCTTGGGCAGCGTAATGCGTGCGGCTCGGTTACCGTTGCTGGCGCTGGCGCAACCTCAGGCGTGGCGGTTGGCGCAGGGGCCGTGGTTGCGGCGTCAGGCCCTGGTGGCCGGCCTGTTGCTGTTGCTGGCACTGGGCTGTGGTGTGCTGGGCGACAGCTTGCCCAGCGCGTTCGGCCTGCTGGCAGCCTTGCTGTTGGCGGCGGCGCTGCTGCTGCCGGCCTTGCTCGACCGGGTGCTGGCCTGGTTGGCGCGCCGTTGCCGGCGGCCTTTGTCGCAATGGTTCGTCGCCGACAGCCGCCAGCAACTGCCGGCCCTGAGCCTGGCGTTGATGGCACTGTTGCTGGCGCTGGCCGCCAGTATTGGCGTGGGCAGCATGACCGAGGGCTTTCGCAAGACCTTTGTCGGCTGGCTTGACCTGCGCCTGTCCGCCGACCTGTATGTCAGCCCAAGGGACACCGCCCAGGGCTTGCAGATAGCCGAGTGGCTCGGGCAGCAGCCTCCAGTTGGTGTGGTGTTGCCCGGCTGGCGTGTGGAAACGCAGCTGCAGGGTTGGCCGGTGCAGGTTCAGGGCATCGTCGATGATCCCGTCTATCGCACACGCTGGCCGCTGCTGGCGCAGCAAGAGCAGGCCTGGCAGCAACTGGCCAGTGGGCAGGCGGTGATGCTCAGTGAACAGCTGGCCAGGCGACTGAAGCTGCAACTGGGCGATCACCTGAGGCAACCCGCAGACACTTCGCCAGCCCTGAGGGTTGTGGGGATCTACGCCGATTACGGCAACCCCAAAGGGCACATGCTGGTCAATGCCGACTGGCTGCGCGGGCACTGGCCACAGGCAACCCTGACCGGGTTGAGTGTCAATCTGGCGGTCGAGCAGGTGTCGGCGCTCAAGGCCGCCTTGCAACAGCGCTTTGCCCTGGATGATAGCCGCGTGGTCGAGCAGGCACGTCTCAAGCGCTGGTCGACCGACGTGTTCAACCGCACCTTCGCCGCCACCGCCGCGCTCAACAGCCTTACCCTTGGCGTGGCTGGTGTAGCACTGTTCATCAACCTGCTGACCCTGGGCCAGACCCGCCTGGGCCAGTTGGCACCGCTGTGGGCACTGGGCGTGCGGCGCACGCATCTGGTGTGGCTAAGCCTTGGGCAGACATTGCTGCTGAGCAGCCTTACCGTGCTGCTGGCGATCCCGCTGGGCATCCTGCTGGCCTGGTGCCTGGTCGCGGTGGTGAACGTGCAGGCATTCGGCTGGCGTTTGCCGCTCTACGTGTTCCCTGCGCAACTGCTGCACCTGGCCGTGCTGGGCATGCTTACCAGCCTGTTGGCCAGCGCCTGGCCACTGTGGCAGCTGGCGCGTCGCCAGCCGCGTGAACTGTTGAGGCCGTTTGCCGATGAAACGTAA
- a CDS encoding lipocalin-like domain-containing protein, giving the protein MKRNAWLLLCGLLGGCDQPAEQSYAGLGQQAGEFSQVSRGHRLEFPRDHGAHDGFRIEWWYVTANLQDAQGRDWGAQWTLFRSALRPGPETAGWNSPNLWMGHAALTGPGAHQSAETLARGGIGQAGVQARPFRAWINDWSLQGSSGIEDLQMVAGGEGFRYDLQLHSDRPLVLHGDQGYSEKSGKGQASYYYSQPFYRVSGEVQRDGQCIAVTGQAWLDREWSSQPLAAGQTGWDWFSLHLGSGARLMLFQVREVQGEAYRAGTWVGPQGEVVALQGAQIQLQALAWARQKNGKQVPTRWRVQVPGHGVDVQVDAVEPQAWMETRFPYWEGPVRLSGSAGGRGYLEMTGY; this is encoded by the coding sequence ATGAAACGTAACGCCTGGCTGTTGCTGTGTGGGTTGCTGGGCGGCTGTGATCAGCCGGCCGAACAAAGCTATGCCGGGCTCGGGCAGCAGGCGGGCGAATTCAGCCAGGTAAGCCGCGGCCATCGCCTGGAATTTCCGCGTGACCACGGTGCCCATGATGGCTTTCGCATCGAGTGGTGGTATGTCACCGCCAACCTCCAGGACGCCCAAGGGCGGGACTGGGGCGCGCAGTGGACGCTGTTTCGCTCGGCCCTGCGCCCCGGCCCCGAGACTGCCGGCTGGAACAGCCCGAACCTGTGGATGGGGCACGCGGCGCTGACCGGGCCGGGTGCTCATCAGTCTGCCGAAACCCTGGCGCGTGGGGGGATCGGCCAGGCGGGCGTGCAGGCCCGGCCGTTCCGGGCGTGGATCAATGACTGGTCGTTGCAGGGCAGCAGTGGCATCGAGGATCTGCAAATGGTTGCCGGTGGTGAAGGCTTTCGCTATGACCTGCAACTGCACAGTGATCGGCCCTTGGTGCTGCACGGGGATCAGGGTTACAGCGAGAAGTCCGGCAAGGGGCAGGCTTCGTACTATTACAGTCAACCGTTTTATCGGGTGAGCGGGGAAGTGCAGCGTGACGGCCAGTGCATCGCTGTCACCGGCCAGGCCTGGCTGGACCGGGAATGGAGCAGCCAGCCGCTGGCTGCCGGGCAGACGGGGTGGGACTGGTTTTCGCTGCACCTGGGCAGTGGTGCCAGGCTGATGCTGTTCCAGGTGCGCGAGGTGCAAGGGGAGGCCTATCGCGCCGGGACCTGGGTTGGCCCGCAGGGTGAGGTGGTGGCGCTGCAGGGGGCGCAGATCCAGTTGCAGGCGCTGGCCTGGGCCCGGCAGAAGAACGGCAAGCAAGTGCCGACGCGATGGCGGGTGCAGGTACCGGGGCATGGGGTGGATGTGCAGGTCGACGCGGTGGAGCCGCAGGCCTGGATGGAGACGCGGTTCCCGTATTGGGAGGGGCCGGTGCGCTTGAGCGGGAGTGCGGGTGGGCGTGGGTATCTGGAGATGACCGGCTATTAG
- a CDS encoding enoyl-CoA hydratase translates to MNDLITRDLDQGLLTLAFNRPDKLNALNTAMYQQLGDLLLAAGEDPDVEAIIITGGPHCFTAGNDLRDFLDNPPADLDSPVFRLMRVVMGLEKPLIAAVSGAAIGIGATLLLHCDQVLVSRTTKLRVPFAPLGVCPEFGSSLLLPRLLGHARAARLLLANELLDGERMVAWGLANELHEDGEQCLAAARRLARQLQGYPQAALRISKRLLKDSQRAELEATVARESRLFIECLRTEEARAVLRGLIKD, encoded by the coding sequence ATGAACGACCTGATCACACGTGACCTGGACCAGGGCCTGCTGACCCTGGCCTTCAACCGCCCCGACAAGCTCAACGCCTTGAACACTGCCATGTACCAACAGCTGGGCGACCTGCTACTGGCGGCAGGTGAAGACCCTGATGTCGAAGCCATCATCATCACCGGAGGGCCGCACTGCTTTACTGCCGGCAATGACTTGCGCGACTTCCTCGACAACCCGCCCGCCGACCTGGACAGCCCGGTGTTTCGCCTGATGCGGGTGGTGATGGGCCTGGAGAAGCCGCTGATTGCCGCGGTCAGTGGCGCGGCGATAGGTATTGGTGCCACCTTGCTGTTGCATTGCGACCAGGTACTGGTCAGCCGTACGACCAAGCTGCGCGTCCCCTTCGCGCCGTTGGGGGTGTGCCCGGAGTTTGGCTCCAGCCTGCTGCTGCCACGCCTGCTAGGCCATGCCCGAGCGGCTCGCCTGCTGCTGGCAAACGAGTTGCTCGACGGCGAACGGATGGTGGCGTGGGGGCTGGCGAATGAACTGCATGAAGACGGTGAACAGTGCCTTGCCGCTGCAAGGCGACTGGCGCGGCAACTGCAAGGCTACCCACAGGCGGCACTGCGCATCAGCAAGCGGCTGCTCAAGGACAGCCAACGGGCCGAACTGGAGGCGACAGTGGCGCGGGAAAGCCGGTTGTTCATCGAGTGCCTGCGCACTGAAGAAGCGCGGGCGGTGCTGCGGGGATTGATCAAGGACTGA
- a CDS encoding TetR family transcriptional regulator C-terminal domain-containing protein, producing the protein MNQEARYHRMLPELRKANLVEATLVCLKRHGFQGASIRKISAEAGVSVGLISHHYAGKDELVAEAYMAVTGRVMGLLREAMAQAAPNARERLSAFFRASFCAELLDPQLLDAWLAFWGAVKTADAINQVHDHSYGEYRNELSGLLATLAGEEGWQGFDADLAAISLSALLDGLWLESGLNPGTFTPEQGVLICEAWVDGLQAGGRRRFSPPEGC; encoded by the coding sequence ATGAACCAGGAAGCCCGCTACCACCGCATGCTGCCGGAATTGCGCAAAGCCAACCTGGTCGAGGCGACCCTGGTATGCCTCAAGCGCCATGGCTTCCAGGGCGCGTCGATCCGCAAGATTTCGGCCGAGGCCGGGGTTTCGGTCGGGTTGATCAGCCATCACTACGCCGGCAAGGATGAACTGGTGGCCGAAGCCTACATGGCGGTCACCGGCCGGGTGATGGGCCTGCTGCGCGAGGCCATGGCCCAGGCCGCGCCCAATGCCCGCGAGCGGTTGTCGGCGTTTTTCCGCGCCTCGTTCTGCGCCGAGTTGCTCGACCCGCAATTGCTCGACGCCTGGCTGGCGTTCTGGGGCGCGGTGAAGACCGCCGATGCGATCAACCAGGTGCATGACCATTCCTATGGCGAATACCGCAATGAACTGAGCGGGCTGCTGGCCACGCTGGCCGGGGAGGAGGGCTGGCAGGGCTTCGATGCCGACCTCGCGGCCATCAGCCTGAGTGCCTTGCTCGACGGCCTGTGGCTGGAGTCGGGGCTCAACCCCGGTACCTTCACCCCCGAACAGGGCGTGCTGATCTGCGAGGCCTGGGTCGATGGCCTGCAGGCCGGTGGCCGGCGCCGCTTCAGCCCGCCGGAGGGCTGTTGA
- a CDS encoding response regulator, whose translation MTPRVLIVDDDPLIRDLLQAYLSQEGYDVHCADTAEKAEALLGSQDVDLVLLDIRLPGKDGLTLTRELRVRSEVGIILITGRNDDIDRIVGLECGADDYVIKPLNPRELVSRAKNLIRRVRHAREVHPAPACAQSLKQFADWALDTDRRRLIDARGGQTLLTHGEFQLLSVFLRNSGHTLSRDQLMDQIRNREWVPNDRSIDVLVGRLRRKLHDDPAEPQLIITIHGTGYLFTASVAA comes from the coding sequence ATGACGCCTCGGGTATTGATCGTCGATGACGATCCGCTTATTCGTGACTTGCTGCAGGCCTATCTGTCCCAGGAAGGCTATGACGTGCACTGCGCCGACACCGCGGAAAAGGCCGAAGCCCTGCTCGGCAGCCAGGATGTCGACCTGGTGTTGCTGGACATCCGCCTGCCCGGCAAGGACGGCCTCACCCTGACCCGCGAGCTGCGGGTACGTTCGGAGGTGGGCATCATCCTCATCACGGGGCGCAACGACGACATCGACCGCATCGTCGGCCTGGAATGCGGCGCCGACGACTACGTGATCAAACCGCTCAACCCTCGCGAGCTGGTATCCCGTGCCAAGAACCTGATCCGCCGCGTGCGCCATGCCCGCGAGGTGCACCCGGCGCCGGCCTGCGCGCAATCGCTGAAGCAGTTCGCCGACTGGGCACTGGACACCGACCGCCGGCGCCTGATCGACGCCCGTGGCGGGCAAACCCTGCTGACCCATGGCGAGTTCCAACTGCTCAGCGTGTTCCTGCGCAACAGCGGCCACACCCTGAGCCGCGACCAGCTGATGGACCAGATCCGCAATCGCGAATGGGTGCCCAACGACCGCTCCATCGACGTGCTGGTCGGCCGCCTGCGGCGCAAGCTGCACGACGACCCGGCCGAGCCCCAGCTGATCATCACCATCCACGGCACCGGCTACCTGTTCACCGCCAGCGTGGCGGCATGA
- a CDS encoding substrate-binding periplasmic protein, with amino-acid sequence MTRSAWVLALALFAVQARAGQPVRYCDYPVYPPISWSDGHQVRGLAPTVVRELFGRMGHEVQTVVLGNWKRCLMDAAAGRVDVVLAYNSDQRDQRMRFSTVPVVREEVAVFYNRLRPVQFQRLEDLAGYRGGLLYGESYGAEFDRFVARHQNIERVSSSQQNFGKLIRGRIDYVIQERRTGQLFIENLPGAQDIRVLPTALSVDYLRVAVSRLSPLSQHMDEIDAQLLRMNQAGEIERWLEQSEVTYRDMVNLPADTR; translated from the coding sequence ATGACCCGCAGCGCCTGGGTGCTGGCCTTGGCATTGTTCGCCGTGCAAGCCCGCGCAGGGCAACCGGTGCGCTATTGCGACTACCCGGTGTACCCGCCGATTTCCTGGAGTGACGGCCACCAGGTGCGCGGCCTGGCACCCACCGTGGTGCGAGAGCTGTTCGGGCGCATGGGTCATGAGGTGCAGACCGTGGTGCTGGGCAACTGGAAGCGCTGCCTGATGGACGCCGCCGCCGGGCGGGTGGACGTGGTGCTGGCCTACAACAGCGACCAGCGTGACCAGCGCATGCGCTTTTCCACGGTGCCGGTGGTGCGCGAGGAAGTGGCGGTGTTCTACAACCGCCTGCGGCCGGTACAGTTCCAGCGCCTGGAGGACCTGGCGGGCTACCGCGGCGGCCTGCTGTACGGCGAAAGCTACGGCGCCGAGTTCGACCGTTTCGTCGCTCGCCACCAGAACATCGAACGGGTGTCGTCCAGCCAGCAGAACTTCGGCAAGCTGATCCGTGGGCGCATCGACTACGTGATCCAGGAGCGGCGCACCGGTCAGCTGTTCATCGAAAACCTGCCCGGGGCGCAGGACATCCGTGTATTGCCCACGGCCCTGAGCGTGGACTACCTGCGCGTTGCGGTATCACGGCTATCGCCCCTGAGCCAGCATATGGACGAAATCGACGCGCAGCTGCTGCGCATGAACCAGGCCGGCGAGATCGAGCGCTGGCTGGAGCAGAGCGAAGTGACCTACCGCGACATGGTCAACCTGCCGGCGGACACTCGATGA
- a CDS encoding ATP-binding protein: MIRLRTDGLLRRLLLFILLFSLCFTVLASSVQLYFEYRREMRDIEARMALIRAGYLASLERSLWDLDEAQLDTQLRGLVDFSDVARVRLLSDDFQLLRGAAEPKGPLRIERFPLDYQPPSGPARHLGELEVSIDLGAVHRRLYATGLASLLWMGVFLCGLAVALSGLFYRLVTRHLQVMAEFARRIGAGQWQEPLRLGRRPSTRPDEIDTVANALDDMRRAILSDIERRERDRLALQDKRDELQAMVERRTASLARAKDEAEAANLAKSRFLATMSHELRTPLNGILGMAELLRGGRLEAADRLRVEALYKAGEGLLAILNEVLYFARLEEGESRAELVGFSLRQLCQEVLALLEPMARDNGDALQLDIDEQLAEYQHGAEQYLRQVLSNLLANAIKFTEHGQVRLAVQVLASDQGSQRVRVSVSDNGIGIEPAVQARVFDRFVQASEAVARRYGGTGLGLAICKHLVEKLGGCIGLDSVQGQGSCFWFELDMASGQPVLASAPAPSPLASLDILVVEDVALNREVAGGLLLRDGHRVSFAEDAGQALLACAQRRFDLILLDVHLPGMSGVELCRQIRATPGPNRHSRILALTAGVQPGQVPGYLAAGMQGVLAKPLRLDNLRQALAEAAPTEVAGADATMDWSLLDTHRSLLGEQKLQGLLKVLRQSLEQHATALAEALPAQDFTEVLHLAHRLAGSCDSLGFSGLAALLRRLEGAARQHDEQALKALCEPLATELAQARATLEQLIQS; this comes from the coding sequence ATGATCCGCCTGCGCACCGATGGCCTGCTGCGCCGCCTGCTGCTGTTCATCCTGCTGTTCAGCCTGTGCTTCACCGTGCTGGCCAGCTCGGTGCAGCTGTACTTCGAATACCGTCGCGAAATGCGCGATATCGAGGCGCGCATGGCATTGATCCGCGCCGGCTACCTGGCCAGCCTGGAGCGCAGCCTGTGGGACCTGGACGAGGCACAGCTGGATACGCAACTGCGCGGCCTGGTGGACTTTTCCGATGTCGCCCGGGTGCGCTTGCTCAGCGACGACTTCCAGCTGCTGCGCGGTGCCGCCGAGCCCAAGGGGCCGCTGCGCATCGAACGCTTCCCTCTCGATTACCAGCCGCCCTCGGGGCCGGCCAGGCACCTGGGCGAGCTGGAAGTGAGCATCGACCTGGGCGCGGTGCACCGGCGGCTGTATGCCACGGGCCTTGCCAGCCTGCTGTGGATGGGCGTGTTCCTGTGTGGCCTGGCGGTGGCGTTGTCGGGGCTGTTCTACCGCCTGGTCACCCGTCACCTGCAAGTGATGGCCGAGTTCGCCCGGCGTATTGGCGCCGGCCAGTGGCAGGAACCGTTGCGCCTGGGGCGCCGCCCGTCGACACGCCCGGACGAGATCGACACCGTGGCCAATGCCCTGGATGACATGCGCCGCGCCATCCTCAGCGATATCGAGCGCCGCGAGCGCGACCGCCTGGCGCTGCAGGACAAGCGCGACGAGCTGCAGGCCATGGTCGAGCGGCGCACCGCCAGCCTGGCCCGGGCCAAGGACGAGGCCGAAGCCGCCAACCTGGCCAAGTCACGCTTCCTGGCGACCATGAGCCATGAGCTGCGCACACCGCTCAACGGCATTCTCGGCATGGCCGAGCTGCTGCGCGGCGGCCGGCTGGAGGCGGCCGACCGCCTGCGCGTCGAGGCCTTGTACAAGGCCGGCGAAGGGCTGTTGGCGATTCTCAATGAAGTGCTGTATTTCGCCCGGCTCGAAGAGGGCGAGAGCCGCGCCGAGCTGGTCGGTTTCTCGCTACGCCAGTTGTGCCAGGAAGTGCTGGCGCTGCTCGAACCCATGGCCAGGGACAACGGCGACGCACTGCAGCTGGACATCGACGAGCAATTGGCCGAGTACCAGCACGGTGCCGAACAGTACCTGCGCCAGGTGCTCAGCAACCTGCTGGCCAATGCCATCAAGTTCACCGAACACGGCCAGGTGCGGCTTGCGGTGCAGGTACTGGCCAGTGACCAGGGCTCGCAGCGAGTGCGGGTGTCGGTCAGTGACAATGGCATCGGCATCGAGCCGGCGGTACAGGCCAGGGTCTTCGACCGCTTCGTCCAGGCCAGCGAGGCGGTGGCCCGGCGCTACGGCGGCACCGGCCTGGGCCTGGCGATCTGCAAGCACCTGGTGGAAAAGCTGGGGGGCTGCATTGGCCTGGACAGCGTGCAAGGGCAGGGCAGTTGCTTCTGGTTCGAGCTCGACATGGCCAGCGGGCAGCCAGTGCTGGCCAGTGCACCAGCCCCTTCGCCCCTGGCCAGCCTGGATATCCTGGTGGTCGAGGATGTGGCGTTGAACCGCGAGGTGGCCGGTGGGCTGCTGCTGCGCGATGGCCACCGGGTGAGCTTTGCCGAAGACGCCGGGCAGGCCCTGCTGGCCTGCGCACAGCGGCGCTTCGACCTGATCCTGCTCGACGTGCACCTGCCCGGCATGAGCGGGGTGGAACTGTGCCGGCAGATTCGTGCCACCCCCGGGCCGAACCGCCACAGCCGGATCCTGGCGCTGACGGCCGGCGTGCAACCGGGGCAAGTGCCGGGTTACCTGGCCGCCGGCATGCAGGGAGTGCTGGCCAAGCCCCTGCGGCTGGACAACCTGCGCCAGGCGCTGGCCGAAGCGGCGCCCACTGAAGTGGCTGGCGCCGACGCGACAATGGACTGGTCATTGCTGGACACTCACCGCTCGCTGCTGGGTGAACAGAAGCTGCAAGGCCTGTTGAAGGTGCTGCGCCAGTCGCTGGAGCAGCACGCCACGGCGTTGGCCGAGGCGCTGCCGGCCCAGGACTTTACCGAAGTGCTGCACCTGGCCCACCGGCTGGCCGGCAGTTGCGATTCCCTGGGCTTTTCTGGCCTGGCTGCGCTGCTCCGACGCCTTGAGGGCGCTGCCCGGCAGCATGACGAACAGGCATTGAAAGCGCTCTGCGAGCCGTTGGCCACCGAGCTTGCCCAGGCCCGCGCCACCCTGGAACAGCTGATCCAGAGCTGA
- a CDS encoding amino acid permease: MTDIREKIQLTRALKSRHIFMLSLGGVIGTGLFMGSGVTINQGGPVGAILAYLVAGLLMYLVMVCLGELSVQMPVSGSFQAHATQFIGPATGFMIGWVYWMSWATTVGLEFTAAGMLMTRWFPEVPIWYWSALFVVVLFGLNALATRAFGEAEYWFSGIKVATILGFIIIGVLVIFGAIPLSSGAPAPMLDNLVGESLFPHGLSAVFAVMMTVVYAFQGCEIMGVAAGETEHPEKSIPRAVRNVVFRVLIFYVLAIAVLSAIVPFEQAGLMESPFVQVFDMVGIPFAADLMNFVILTAILSVGNSGLYASTRILWAMSKSGMAPKSLSPLSKRGVPLRALSITLCFALISLMTSFIAADTLFMVLMAVSGMSGTVTWIVIALAQYRFRKAYLRDGGQLQDLKYRAPLYPLVPLLCITLCSSLFVFLALDETQRPSLYWGFGFIALCYAAYFFVNRRRQGAFEPSAPGV; the protein is encoded by the coding sequence ATGACTGACATCCGCGAAAAGATCCAGCTCACCCGCGCGCTGAAAAGCCGGCACATCTTCATGCTGTCGCTGGGCGGGGTGATCGGCACCGGGCTGTTCATGGGCTCGGGCGTGACCATCAACCAGGGCGGCCCGGTCGGCGCGATCCTGGCCTACCTGGTCGCAGGTTTGCTGATGTACCTGGTGATGGTCTGCCTGGGTGAGCTGTCGGTGCAGATGCCGGTGTCCGGCTCGTTCCAGGCTCACGCCACCCAGTTCATCGGCCCGGCCACCGGCTTCATGATCGGCTGGGTGTACTGGATGAGCTGGGCCACCACTGTGGGCCTGGAGTTCACTGCCGCCGGCATGCTGATGACCCGCTGGTTCCCGGAGGTGCCGATCTGGTACTGGTCGGCGCTGTTCGTGGTCGTGCTGTTCGGCCTCAACGCCCTGGCCACCCGCGCCTTTGGTGAGGCGGAGTACTGGTTTTCGGGGATCAAGGTGGCGACCATCCTCGGCTTCATCATCATCGGCGTGCTGGTGATTTTCGGCGCCATCCCGCTGAGCAGCGGGGCGCCGGCACCGATGCTGGACAACCTGGTGGGCGAGTCGCTGTTTCCCCATGGCCTGTCGGCGGTGTTCGCGGTGATGATGACCGTGGTCTATGCCTTCCAGGGCTGCGAAATCATGGGGGTGGCGGCCGGCGAGACCGAGCACCCGGAAAAGAGCATCCCACGGGCCGTGCGCAACGTGGTGTTCCGTGTGCTGATCTTCTACGTGCTGGCGATTGCCGTGCTTTCGGCCATCGTGCCGTTCGAGCAGGCCGGGTTGATGGAGAGCCCGTTCGTGCAGGTGTTCGACATGGTCGGCATTCCCTTTGCCGCCGACCTGATGAACTTCGTCATCCTCACTGCCATCCTCTCGGTGGGCAACTCCGGGCTGTATGCCTCCACACGCATCCTCTGGGCCATGTCCAAGAGCGGCATGGCGCCGAAAAGCCTGTCGCCGCTGAGCAAGCGTGGCGTGCCGTTGCGGGCGCTGAGCATCACCCTGTGCTTTGCGCTGATCTCGCTGATGACCAGTTTCATTGCTGCCGACACCCTGTTCATGGTGCTGATGGCGGTGAGCGGCATGTCTGGCACCGTGACCTGGATCGTTATCGCCCTGGCGCAATACCGCTTCCGCAAGGCCTACCTGCGTGACGGTGGGCAACTGCAGGACCTGAAGTACAGGGCGCCGCTGTACCCGCTGGTGCCACTGCTGTGCATCACCCTGTGCAGTTCGCTGTTCGTGTTCCTGGCGCTGGATGAAACCCAGCGGCCGTCGTTGTACTGGGGCTTTGGCTTCATTGCCCTGTGCTATGCGGCGTACTTCTTCGTCAACCGCCGTCGGCAGGGGGCTTTCGAGCCTAGCGCGCCGGGGGTTTGA